From the genome of Colletotrichum higginsianum IMI 349063 chromosome 4, whole genome shotgun sequence, one region includes:
- a CDS encoding Hybrid nrps pks — MSRAKARIWFVSRYLLNQAAYNMGFHYCIARPLNMMRLRHALQATTHYYKCLRMCFSQRVREGRPVQGLLASSAFELEHVAVANKDDFKQAMDKLETRVGYQEG; from the coding sequence ATGTCCCGTGCCAAAGCCCGGATCTGGTTCGTCAGCAGGTATCTCCTCAACCAGGCCGCCTACAATATGGGTTTTCACTACTGCATCGCCAGGCCTCTGAACATGATGCGTCTTCGCCACGCACTTCAGGCGACGACGCATTACTACAAGTGTCTGCGCATGTGTTTCAGTCAACGCGTCAGGGAGGGCAGGCCTGTGCAGGGCCTCTTGGCTTCGTCAGCATTTGAGCTGGAGCATGTTGCTGTTGCTAATAAGGACGACTTTAAGCAGGCGATGGACAAGCTTGAGACGCGTGTAGGATATCAAGAGGGGTAA